The following coding sequences lie in one Xiphophorus maculatus strain JP 163 A chromosome 4, X_maculatus-5.0-male, whole genome shotgun sequence genomic window:
- the LOC102216774 gene encoding cadherin-17, with product MADRKVPPMRLAVFLLSGLHTFAPCSGANVKIGVPENYDGIFPWYLAKIHNLPSNYSDLVLTGDDEGIFGVDAQFLYAIKPLDREKQPSYSLQVSFKPSGVIQNIRLSAHRQTFTVEVFVIDKNDNVPTFIEESMRGSVQLGLLKGIPFMRVEAVDRDDRNTAHAELRFSMMEQTPRIPSSQMFFIDSITGEVSLTEEGASTLDPEMCGRYKLSVMVKDMAGRTNAFFTSGIVTVEVTGNTWASPDPVRLQENLPGPYPIPISQVKWSGSQAAYSLDGEFPEMLFTISREGVIYLNAPLDRETQDQFHISIVVERPDGRQIAKPVELRVMVGDANDNRPTFPQAQYHTVVKELAARGTEILTVQAADNDDPKTDNVRIFYRLVGQIPESPRALFRVDRDSGVISVQADSMEGTAPQYTLTITAEDAKGLNSSCTVVVTVQDENNNPPVFSQHEYGPFHIPEDALVGTTVTSVLARDADVRGGDSWQVDYRLESGNEEEVFTLVTDRQTNEVSLILSKVLDFERESEYILVLSAQNQVPLVRGRYGPLSTATVSIYVDDVNEGPVLSQSHYEVTVREGEEPGRVIATIRGYDPDSHPIRYSLQGDTKKYFSIGKYSGELKTVQALDREENSTYTMEVIAVDGRNSSLSASTLVTVQILDVNDNSPVLVGDYSWKYLCTPRWEDQALVLASRDSDGPQHGGRLNFSLRSDATVRRNWKLTPINDTHTNLSLNIPNLPPEVYMVPFTISDSSSPPRSTFINLPVTVCPCNVRGNCKIAAKPLQGMPTIQSAVGLLLGTFAVIGIILIVIFVRLSYQNPKEPSKTSQERVPLKISI from the exons ATGGCCGACAGGAAAGTCCCACCAATGCGCCTCGCAGTCTTTTta CTTTCAGGGCTTCACACATTTGCACCATGCTCAGGGGCAAATGTCAAAATTGGTGTTCCTGAAAACTACGATGGCATTTTCCCGTGGTATCTAGCTAAG attCACAACCTGCCAAGTAATTATTCTGACCTGGTGTTAACTGGAGACGATGAGGGCATATTTGGAGTAGATGCCCAGTTTCTGTATGCAATAAAACCACTGGACAGAGAGAAACAGCCATCTTACTCGTTGCAG GTGTCCTTCAAACCATCAGGCGTCATTCAGAACATCAGATTGTCAGCTCATCGACAGACGTTCACTGTGGAAGTGTTTGTCATTGACAAGAACGACAATGTGCCCACCTTCATTGAAGAGAGCATGAGAGGCAGTGTTCAGCTTGGGCTGCTCAAAG GCATCCCATTCATGCGAGTGGAAGCGGTCGATCGCGATGACCGTAACACTGCTCATGCTGAGCTGCGGTTCAGCATGATGGAGCAAACTCCCAGGATTCCCTCTAGTCAAATGTTCTTCATTGACTCCATAACTGGAGAGGTTTCCCTCACTGAGGAAG GAGCCTCTACTCTGGACCCAGAGATGTGTGGTCGTTATAAGCTGTCAGTGATGGTGAAAGACATGGCTGGCAGGACTAATGCTTTCTTCACCTCTGGCATTGTTACTGTTGAGGTTACTGGAAACACTTGGGCATCGCCAGACCCTGTGCGACTTCAGGAGAATCTTCCCGGTCCTTACCCCATTCCCATATCTCAG GTCAAATGGAGTGGAAGCCAGGCAGCGTACAGTCTGGATGGGGAGTTTCCAGAGATGCTCTTTACCATCAGCAGAGAAGGTGTCATCTATCTAAACGCACCGCTGGACAGAGAGACACAAGACCAG TTTCACATCAGCATTGTGGTTGAGCGTCCAGATGGGAGACAGATTGCCAAGCCTGTGGAGTTGAGGGTGATGGTGGGCGACGCCAACGATAACAGGCCCACATTTCCTCAGGCTCAGTACCACACTGTGGTCAAAGAATTGGCTGCTCGGG GGACAGAAATCCTGACAGTGCAGGCTGCCGATAATGATGATCCCAAAACAGACAACGTACGGATCTTCTACCGCTTGGTCGGGCAAATTCCAGAGAGTCCTCGTGCCCTTTTCAGAGTGGACAGGGACTCAGGAGTAATTTCTGTCCAGGCAGACAGTATGGAGGGTACAGCACCTCAATACACCCTGACTATCACTGCAGAGGATGCTAAAG GTCTAAACAGTTCATGCACAGTGGTTGTGACGGTACAGGATGAGAACAACAACCCACCAGTCTTCTCCCAGCATGAG TATGGACCCTTTCACATCCCTGAGGATGCTCTCGTGGGCACCACGGTCACATCTGTGTTGGCAAGGGATGCAGATGTTCGAGGCGGAGACAGCTGGCAGGTGGACTACCGTTTAGAGTCTGGAAACGAGGAGGAGGTCTTTACACTGGTGACAGACCGACAGACCAATGAAGTCTCACTCATTCTCTCAAAG GTTTTAGACTTTGAACGTGAGAGTGAGTACATCCTGGTGCTCAGTGCCCAGAATCAAGTTCCTCTGGTCCGGGGCCGCTACGGCCCTTTATCCACAGCAACAGTCTCCATTTATGTTGACGATGTGAACGAGGGTCCAGTCTTGTCTCAAAGCCATTACGAAGTGACGgtcagagagggagaggaacCAGGCCGCGTCATTGCCACCATCCGGGGTTACGACCCTGATTCCCACCCAATTAG ATATTCTCTTCAAGGAGACACCAAGAAGTATTTCTCAATAGGGAAATATTCTGGTGAGCTAAAAACTGTGCAAGCACTggacagagaggaaaacagcACATACACCATGGAGGTCATTGCAGTGGATGGAC GAAACTCTTCCTTATCTGCATCCACCCTGGTGACTGTCCAAATCCTGGATGTGAATGACAACAGTCCAGTGCTGGTCGGAGACTATTCCTGGAAGTACCTGTGCACGCCTCGGTGGGAAGACCAAGCTCTGGTGTTGGCATCACGCGACAGTGACGGCCCACAACACGGAGGGCGACTCAATTTCTCACTCCGGAGTGATGCCACAGTGCGACGCAACTGGAAGTTAACTCCCATTAACG ataCTCACACCAACTTGTCATTAAACATACCGAACCTGCCCCCTGAAGTCTACATGGTGCCTTTCACTATTTCTGACAGCAGCTCTCCTCCTCGGAGCACCTTCATAAACCTGCCAG TGACAGTGTGTCCCTGCAACGTCAGAGGAAACTGCAAGATAGCTGCCAAGCCGCTGCAGGGCATGCCAACTATCCAGTCTGCAGTGGGGCTTCTGCTTGGTACATTTGCAGTCATAG GAATCATCCTCATTGTTATTTTCGTCAGACTGTCCTATCAAAACCCCAAAGAGCCGAGCAAAACCAGCCAGGAGAGGGTCCCACTGAAGATATCCATCTAA